Genomic segment of Exiguobacterium acetylicum:
TATAATGCTGAATGAAGCCAGCAGTTGTACGCAAACGATTCATGCCTGCACCGTCGTTATATGAATTCTCGCCGTATACGGCAAGACCATGTGAACTCGCTTGTGTCGACCCATGACAAGCCATACACGAATTGGAATAAATGTCTTTTCCGTTCTCGATGTTGGGCTTTGGAAGGTCGCCTTGAATGGCTACTTCCGTCCATGGACGATCCTTTATATCATCTGCTGTATCTTTTGATAAAAAGTTCAAATACGAGATAATTACTTTCATTTCCTTACCATTTGGATCAAGTTTCTTCCCATTCATACTTCGAGTAAAGCAACCGTTGACTCGTTCTTCGATTGAGACTACTTTTCCGGCACGTTTATTGTACTGCGGATATTCTTTCGTCACCCCAACAAGATCAAGTGATCCACCTGTCGCTCCCGTAGCATGACAACTTGCACAAGACATCGTACTTCCTACATTATCAGGAAGTAAGCTGCTCGTATGATTAATGTAGTCGCGTCCTTTTTTTATCTGGTCTGCATTTTTT
This window contains:
- a CDS encoding c-type cytochrome, with product MDTRGYFLFIVGILVWVKLFSPTDQDIIVAAHGPSLNTLSSEKNADQIKKGRDYINHTSSLLPDNVGSTMSCASCHATGATGGSLDLVGVTKEYPQYNKRAGKVVSIEERVNGCFTRSMNGKKLDPNGKEMKVIISYLNFLSKDTADDIKDRPWTEVAIQGDLPKPNIENGKDIYSNSCMACHGSTQASSHGLAVYGENSYNDGAGMNRLRTTAGFIQHYMPKEPMGGVETGGLTKQQAVDVAAYINSVGRPVMKGKEKDYPHGDPPDDLSYPVDSVQKK